Genomic window (Bacillus marinisedimentorum):
AATCTGCACCGATTAAACGGATTATACAGGAAGCGCGTGACCGAAATATGCTGGTTGATGCCACATACGGCCGAAGAACACGTGCGGTGATCATCGCTGACAGTGACCACGTGATATTATCTGCTGTCCAGCCGGAAACAGTGGCGCAGCGGCTGTTGAATAAAGAGGACATTCAGGACGAAGGGTAGGTTATTATCGTTATATGAAACAAAAAGGTTTGTTAATCGTACTTTCCGGGCCTTCCGGAGTAGGAAAGGGCACTGTCCGCAAGGCGCTGTTTGAAAAGGAAGAAACAAAGCTCCAATACTCCATTTCCATGACCACCCGCAAACCGCGTGAAGGGGAAGTCGACGGTGTCGATTATTTTTTTAAATCAAAAGAAGAGTTTGAAGAACTGATCCGCAACGATAAACTGCTGGAGTGGGCTGAATATGTAGGCAACTACTATGGGACCCCTGTGGATTATGTAAGGCAAACCCTTGATGAAGGCAAGGATGTGCTGCTGGAAATTGAAGTGCAGGGAGCACTGCAAGTACGCAAAAGGTTTCCGGAAGGCGTCTTTTTGTTCCTTGCACCGCCGAGCCTTGACGAGCTGCGCTCTCGCATTGAAAATCGCGGGACCGAAACTGAGGAACTCATTCTAAACAGAATGAACGTTGCCCGCGATGAGATTGAAATGATGTCGGCATATGATTATGTCGTTGTCAACGATGAAATTAATAATGCCTGTGACCGAATCAACGCCATCGTGACTGCCGAGCATTGTAAAAGGGAACGGGTGGAAGAACAATTTAAACAGATGATGGGAGCTGAGTAGATTATGATGCTTTATCCTTCAATTGACACATTAATGGAGAAAATCGATTCTAAATATACACTCGTTACACTGGCAGCCAAAAGAGCGAGACAAATCCAGGAGGACCGGAGAACGCTCATAGACAGTCCTTCGTCAAACAAGTACGTCGGGATGGCGCTCGAAGAAATACAGGATGGTAAATTGAAAGTTGATGTTCCTGAATAATTATCGTCAGTCTAACAACCTGTGTTTTTGCACATAGGTTGTTATTTTTTTCGTTTCCCTGTGAAGGTCCGAAATAGATGAAAGAGCAGAGAAAAATATTCCCATAACTTCCGGTTATGCCATCTTTGCTAAATATGGGATGTTAAAAAGAGAGGGGCATTGTTATGATGGAAGGCAAAAATATTTTGTTATGTGTAAGCGGCGGCATCGCCGTTTATAAGGCTGCGGCTTTGGCCAGCAAGCTTTCCCAGACTGGTGCGAATGTAAAGGTGATTATGACGGATTCAGCCCGGCAATTCGTATCTCCGCTCACGTTTCAATCGCTTTCCCGCAATCCGGTCTACACGGATACATTTGATGAAAAAGATGCAGCGGTCATCGCCCATATTGATCTCGCCGACTGGGCTGACCTCGTGATTGTCGCGCCTGCAACAGCGAATGTCATTGGGAAACTGGCCAACGGGATTGCCGATGACATGTTATCGACCACCCTGCTGGCTGTCCGCGCCCCGGTCTGGCTTGCCCCGGCAATGAATGTCCATATGTACGCCCACCCGGCAGTCCGGGAAAACATGGATAAGCTGGCCGAAAGAGGACACCAGTTCATTGAACCGGGTGAAGGATATCTCGCATGCGGTTATACTGGCAAGGGCCGCCTGGAAGAGCCTGAGACCATCGCCGGACACGCGGCCGAATATTTCCGTAAATCAGGTTCGCTCAAAGGGAAAAAGCTGATTGTGACGGCCGGCCCTACTGTTGAAAGGGTTGATCCTGTCAGGTTTTTCACAAACAGGTCAACAGGAAAGATGGGTTTCGCCATCGCTGAAGAGGCGGCTGAGCAAGGGGCCGAAGTCGTTCTCGTTTCAGGTCCTGTTTCGCTGGCTGATCCGCCGGGTGTCCATGTCGTAAGGGTGGAAACGGCCGAAGAAATGTTCAATGCGGTAATGGATCATTACGAACGGGCTGACATTGTCGTAAAAGCTGCCGCTGTTGCCGATTATCGTCCTGTTGAGATTCATGGGCAGAAAATGAAGAAGAGCGAAGGGTCTCTCATGCTCGAAATGGAACGGACAAAGGACATCCTGAAGACGCTTGGCAGCCAAAAAAGCGGGCAGGTGCTTGTCGGTTTTGCTGCCGAGAGTGAACGGGTCGAAGAATATGCCCGCAAGAAACTTGAAAGCAAAAACCTTGATATCATTGTCGCAAACAACATCAATGAAGCGGGGTCGGGCTTCGGTTCAGACACGAATTCGGTTCAAATTTATAAAAGGGACGGCTCTTCAAGGGAACTGCCGCTATTGGCAAAAAGGGAAGTCGCAAAGGTTATTCTTGCAGAAGCAGTCGAATTAATAAAGGGGAAACATGAATGATAGTAGCAAAAATAATAGTGGATGTGCCGGCCAACCAGACGGACAGGCCGTTTGATTATCTGGTTCCGGAACAATGGCAGCAGGTCATCAGGCCGGGCATGCGGGTAGCTGTCCCGTTCGGCCCCCGGAAACTGCAAGGTTTTGTCGTCGGGTTACAGGAAGGAAGCACTGTGAAACGGCTGAAGGAGATTGAAGAGATTCTTGATCCTGAGCCCGTATTAACCGGCGAACTGCTTGATCTCGGGTTCTGGCTGAGTGAAAACACCCTTTCTTTTGCCATCACTGCCTTTCAGGTTATGCTGCCGGCGGCGATGAAAGCAAAATACGAGAAAGAAGTGGCGTTGAGCGATGGGGTCGGCCAGGAGGATTTACACCCATCTGTGAGACCGCTATTCGAAGGGAAACAATCGATCCGCTGGAAGGATGCCGATCCACAACTATATGTTGAGCTTCAAAAAGAAATTACCGCAAAACATCTCGATGTCGTTTATCATGTAAAGGATCGGGCCGGGAAAAAAACGGACAGATACATCAAGCCTGCCTTTACCGGGGCAGCACTCGACCAATTGATGAAGGCTTTGAACAAGCAGGCGGTGAAACAGAAAAAGGTCCTTGCTTATTTCTCAGAATCGGAAAAACCGGTATTGCTGAAGGAATTGCTCGATGCCGCTGGAACTACGGAAGCACCTGTCAAAGCCCTTATCGAAAAAGGCATACTGATTGAAGAAGAA
Coding sequences:
- the gmk gene encoding guanylate kinase, translating into MKQKGLLIVLSGPSGVGKGTVRKALFEKEETKLQYSISMTTRKPREGEVDGVDYFFKSKEEFEELIRNDKLLEWAEYVGNYYGTPVDYVRQTLDEGKDVLLEIEVQGALQVRKRFPEGVFLFLAPPSLDELRSRIENRGTETEELILNRMNVARDEIEMMSAYDYVVVNDEINNACDRINAIVTAEHCKRERVEEQFKQMMGAE
- the rpoZ gene encoding DNA-directed RNA polymerase subunit omega; this encodes MLYPSIDTLMEKIDSKYTLVTLAAKRARQIQEDRRTLIDSPSSNKYVGMALEEIQDGKLKVDVPE
- the coaBC gene encoding bifunctional phosphopantothenoylcysteine decarboxylase/phosphopantothenate--cysteine ligase CoaBC produces the protein MMEGKNILLCVSGGIAVYKAAALASKLSQTGANVKVIMTDSARQFVSPLTFQSLSRNPVYTDTFDEKDAAVIAHIDLADWADLVIVAPATANVIGKLANGIADDMLSTTLLAVRAPVWLAPAMNVHMYAHPAVRENMDKLAERGHQFIEPGEGYLACGYTGKGRLEEPETIAGHAAEYFRKSGSLKGKKLIVTAGPTVERVDPVRFFTNRSTGKMGFAIAEEAAEQGAEVVLVSGPVSLADPPGVHVVRVETAEEMFNAVMDHYERADIVVKAAAVADYRPVEIHGQKMKKSEGSLMLEMERTKDILKTLGSQKSGQVLVGFAAESERVEEYARKKLESKNLDIIVANNINEAGSGFGSDTNSVQIYKRDGSSRELPLLAKREVAKVILAEAVELIKGKHE
- the remA gene encoding extracellular matrix/biofilm regulator RemA, with amino-acid sequence MSIKLINIGFGNIVSANRIISIVSPESAPIKRIIQEARDRNMLVDATYGRRTRAVIIADSDHVILSAVQPETVAQRLLNKEDIQDEG